The genomic region ACAGCGACGACGATTTCGATATCACCAATCACGAAGCGTTTattgattttggtggtgatcaAGATAACGACCCTATCGCGGTGAATCGACAACTCAATCACGAGGCTATCGCTCAGAACTCGGCGACTTCGAATCTCCTCATTCCCTCTCCCGCGGCTgcgtcttcgtcttccttaTCGCTTCCAACAATgggtggtgaagatgaaaaaGGGGACTCTGCTGCGTCCCCTGGATTCAAGAACCCTTTCAACTTCCAGACGCAAGTTATTTCTACAGGCCCTGTCAAGTCGGTACGTTGATCATGCACATCTCGCAACTTTGGCACATGCTAACGTCTTGAAAGAATATTGGACAACGTCGCGGTCACAGATACAAGCACAGCAGTATCTCCTCACAACATCAAATCTTCAAAGAGCCGCCTCAGAGGCCGCCTCCCGTTCTCCCCGCTTCTCTACCGATCCCGACCGTTCGCGAAGCATGGAAAAGCATGACAAAAGACCAACGCATCCATTGTTACTGGAGCATGTGCCATCTTGCCGTGGCTACATATGTCTTCTTCCGTTCAGAGGGGTCTCTTGCTACAACAGCACTCTCGCATCTCGTCTTCTTTGACGCTGGTAGTGCTGCTGTTTGTGTCATGGTTGATGTCCTCGGCAACTTTGAAGTTTGGCGACGTAGCAGTATTCGGCACCCTTTTGGCCTCGAGAGGGCAGAGGTCCTTGCTGGGTTCGCTATGTCTGTTTTCCTCCTTTTTGGAGGCTTTGACTTGATCTCTCACACTCTCAAGCACTTCCTTGAGTCTCTTGGTAGCCACGAGGCTCATCATGAACATGGTCATGAAGGCCCAGATGGCTCTGTCGATCTCGTatctgctgctgccatgGTTAGCACGCTCGTTTCGGCATATGGCCTTCGAAACCATGCCCGCATTGCCAAACTCATGCGTGTCTCGTAccttgcttctcttccaagTGTACTCTCAAACCCTTTCCACTTTCTCACCCTGTCCTTCTCCGCTGTCAtcgctcttcttcctctacTCTCTATCTCACTCTACACATGGCTTGACCGTCTCATCTGCGTCGTCATCGCCTTCGCCATGTTTGCTCTTGGAATGAGACTTGCTGTAGCTCAGGGTCTTATGCTGCTGATGTCTTATGGTGGCAGTGGAGGCAATAACGGCGTCAGTGCCGTTCTGAGAGAGATCGAGACCGAACCTAGCGTGGTGACTATTGATGATGCTCAGTTCTGGCAAGTTCACTATGGCCTCTGCATGGCCAATCTCAAGTTGAGTGTTGTCAAGGGCTACGATGAAATGTCGCTCAGCAAGCTACGGCAGCgcatctcagccttgatccAGAACAGATTGGGCGAGGGATACGGCCACGGAGGCAGTATCCGATGGGAGGTAACACTACAAATGACCACTGAAGGTAGTACATAAGAGCAAGGAGTTTTCTGTCGTTGGGATAATAATGATAAATTCTGTACATGATGATTTACAACAGTCACATATATCTAGAGAACATAAATATAGCGTCATGTTACTTATTGTTATTTGAGCAGATTTTACTATTCAATGTTATTGAGGAGGGTATCCTTGCGCGCAATCAAGCACTTCTATACACATCCTCATACAACGTGCCCTCTGCATCCGCCTGCCATCAATCGGTTTTGCATACATATATATGTTGACAAGATACAGTTAGAGAGACCAATAAGTCCCGCTAAAGCATACCCAACAACCGCGTTTCTGAGGCAactttgtcttgtctttctGAGTGCGATGATATTCTAAAATCAACAACCAAGCATTCAACTCCTTACTCCCAGTATGACCTCATTTCTCATTTTTAAAGGGGAAGCCCATTTAGAACAGGCCCCACCGGCTCTGCTTGCGGTCCCGTCGCGAGCCGGAGTTTGACTTCTCGCGATCGCGGCCTTCAAGCTGTCGTAGACTTTCCATCTTCTCAAGGACCAACTCAAGCAGTTCCTTGCGGCGGATGACCTCCAAGTGTCTGCGAATCTTGGGATCCTCCTTGGCGAACTTCTCAATCTGATCCTCGGACAGGTGACGTCCTAGACGAAGATCAAGCTCTCGGGGAAAGTTGTAGTAGAACTCAGAAAGGAGCTCAACATTGAGGAAAAGGACGGCAGTGGATGCCAACTTGGTGGCAGCAGCATCGAGGAATACCTCGGGGCAGTAGTACTTATTCTTGGGGTCAGCACACTGCTTTGACTTGACTGCGAGCAGACgcatcttgatgatatcagcTCTATCGCGCAGGAAAACAGCCTCGCGTCCTGTGAATTCGTTAGTATCTAGGCTTTTGAAGTTTTGTGGTCAACTTACCCTTGCTCAGAAGAGCAGCGCTGAAACCACCAGCGCCACTACGGTTGTCACCCTCGACAGCGACTTCACCCTTACGGGCCTTGTCGACAAAGGCCATGACTTCCTTGATCTTTCGTCGTCCACCGACGCTGTCTTCCAAGTTCTTCATGGCCTTCTCACAGTCCTGgagctccttcttgagtACACCTCCGACGTGATCACGACCCTTGGTCCACTCTCGatcctcaagctcaatcTCAAACTTGTAAGGCTTGATGCAGTTTTCCACTTGGTCGCTGGTGCTATAAAATCTCTCGTTCAAAATAGTAGAGGCAGCCTCCATGATGGCCTGTCGGGCGAAGGGGTGGCTAGCGAAGCTGGAGTTGCTGATGAGGGAGTCTATGTGAGCCTGGATAGAAGACGCAACCGCTGTTGTGGCCAAACGTCCAACACCGAGCTTCGTAAGCGCAGATGTGGAAGCATCCAACTGCCGGTGCCAGTAAAGGGAGTCAGCAGGAGCCTTGGGGAGATCGGCGAGGTTGTCAAGATCGGGGTTGATGGGTGAAAGGTCATCGATAGGCTTGTTCCAATATCTGGCAGCCAACAAATCAAGAACCTTCTGGTCAAGCTCATGTTTCAGGAGCTCATGCATCTGAGGGCGGCCGAACTCCTCTGCAAATTGCTTGAAAGAGTGCTTGAAAGCGTCAAGGCTCTCCGCAAGGTAAGACTCGGCTGAAAGAGGTCGGTCGTTGTACTGGACCTTGAACTCGTAAGTGGCCTCCTCAAGTTCTTGTCGAATAGCATCACTGGTGCTTTGCAGGCTGCTAGACATGGTCTGTTCTAAAACGTGCATAAGCTTCTTACGCAACGTGGGGGTTCCAACATTAACACCGGCCTCAGGACCGAACTCCATGGGGTGAGACGAGAAGAAAGCATTCTCGTGCTTGACAATTTGTGAGAGTAGGTTAGTGTTGCCCATCTTAAAGAGACCCTGGTTCTGAGGAGCCTTAGGAACAACGCCCACGTAACCCAATCTCAGGGGGTATTGCTGGTCATTCAAAATGCTTGCTCCGCGGACAGGGTCAACCAAGTCCATCTTGGTAATAACACCGATCGTTCGCTCGCCTCGGGGATCAACTCGGCGGGATGCTCGCAGAGCGGTGGAATTTGCAAGATCGACATCGGCAGCTGAAATGGCGAGGATGACATTGGGAGGCTGAATGTACTTGTCGCAGAGTTCGGAAATCTTCTGCTTCAGTTCTAGAGGTTGATTTTGTCCCACAACTTGGATGTAGCCAGGAAGATCGATAAGTGACAGGTCGGGAACGTTGGGGGAATAAATTGTAAGATGAATCGGGTCGTCGGAGACACACTGGCTATCAGGAACGGCAAGGTTAAGTTCGGTCAAAGTTCGCTGAATAGATCCGAAGTCGGAAATACGTCTCAATCCGAGATCAGGGAATTCACCATACTCTTCTCTGGAAGAAGGTGTGTTGACAAGTGTTAGCTCGATCGGCCTCCTTGTAACCATGTTGGATCCCTTGGGAAGAAATTCGTGGCCAACGATAGCTTCTAGGACAGAGCTCTTTCCTGAGGACTGGGAGCCAATAACGACGATAGAGGGCAGCGTGAGGGTGCTTGACTGGCCAACTCTCTGGAGAATGCTTCGGATCTcaatcatcttcttggtTAGAACCATCATTTGGTCATCCTTGGCCGCCTGCTCGCCGTTTCGAGGGTCCTCTTCATCCGACTTGTCGTATCCGTAGGCGGCGGCTGAGGCACCAACAGCAGCTGCGGCGCCGAATTTGCTCTGCTTTGGctcaccaccaccgcccGAACCTCCCGAACCGCCAGTACCAATATCTTCTTGAATTCGAAAAAGTTGTTTGGCCCAGTCTGGTAATTCTGCTTTTTCTTTCGTGCTTTCCCATCCTCGGTTAACCTGGTCGGCGATATCCTTGGCACCTCCGAACAAGCTCGAAGCCGTACTCGAAATGGTATCTGTTGTTGTGTTGAATAAATTCACGGCGAATGTACCGGCCTCTGCGATAAGTTAGTGAAACCGTTGGCAACTTTGGTATCCGAGTCTTGACGTACGGGCAGCTTGATATTGTACCCAAGCAAAAGCACCGATGGCCACACCGCCAAACATTGCCGGTACCCTTAGGAACTTGACCATCAGCTTAGGCAAAAACCTCGCGAAGGACGCATTCCTCGTCGTGACAGCATTGTGAAATGCATTTCCGCCCTGCCACATTCGCTTTCGGGTGGCTCGTATCGCAGCATCGGCTTGAAGGAGTCCGCCAGTAGATTGGCGATGCAGGTGTCTAACGGGAAGAACCGCAGCGCGGCGTGGGAGAGGCCGTAGCCCTGCAGCGAGGACTCGTCCGCTCATGGTTGTCGCTGGCCGTTTTGCAATATTTCAAGATCAAAGTCTTGATGGTGAGGGCCGACAACGCGCCCGAGTTGTTGTTGACAATGACCGAGGCAGGCGAGGAGCATTCAAGGTCGAGTGAGTTGAGCCGCTTTTTTATGTGGTCTGTTCTCCCGATAACTTCTGATATCATTCGTGCTGCCATTTGGAGAATGAGAAGCTAATGCGGGAGTTAGGTAATCAGTCCCACTATATTTGATAAGTTTACTGACAACCTGGTCAAATATATCAGCAATAGATCAAGGCAAgctctcaacaacaccatctttgTTGTTTTAATCACTGGTAGGGTACTACTCTTATGACTGGTAGGTTGACTTATTAATCGCCCAAGGAATCAATACCAATACTAATTAATCCATAGTCCCCTTCATTTCAGTGACAGAAACAAAGTGCCAGACTTTAGTCTTATCTGCACGTGACTGGCTTATCGGTCGCGAAAATTCTGGTGGGGCCAAACTTTTTCGAGTATCGAGAAGATCGTTCTCcgtcttcctcgtcaacaCTACTTCCTCAATACCGCTTCCTTAAGACCACAACCTCGTCCCTACTGCCAATTCTCATAGAAAGGATAGGAAACCCAGAGGTTAGGGCGTAGACCTCGTCCCCGAGTCACCACAATGGCGATCCAAAAAAAGGTAACTATATCGTTCTACTCTCCAGTGATCAAACTAATAAGGAATAGCATGGCAAAGGGCGTCTCGACAAGTGGTACCGTCttgccaaggagaagggccTAAGGGCTAGAGCAGCTTTCAAACTCATTCAACTCAATAAGAAGTTTGGCTTCCTCGAGCAGAGCAAGGTTGTCATTGACCTTTGCGCCGCGCCGGGTGTGAGTCTTAGGAGATGCCTTCCAGTCTTTATCCTAAACTAACGAGTCAACAGTCTTGGTTGCAAGTTTGCCGAGAGACTTGCCCGACCGGCGCGATTTTGATTGGGTGCGATCTCGACTATATCAAGCCGATTCCAGGAGTTTTGAGCTTCCAAAGCGACATAACGTCATCTGAGTGTCGAAACACTCTAAGGCAGCACTTGAAGACATGGAAGGCTGATGCTGTGTTGCACGATGGAGCTCCTAATGTTGGAACAGCCTGGGTTCAGGATTCTTTTAACCAAGTTGAGGTTTGTACTTCTACTTTATACTTGAGTTCAACAACTCTCTTCCAATACCAGCTGACTGACACTTTCTACTAGCTCGCTTTGCAATCATTGAAATTGGCGACGGAATTCCTTAGGGCCGGTGGAGTGTTTGTATCGAAGGTGTTCCGTTCCAAAGAATATAACAGCTTTCTTTGGGTGCTAAACCAACTCTTCACCAAGGTTGATGCAACTTCGCCACCAGCGAGTAGGCAGGTCAGCGCAGAAATCTTGCAAGTTTAGAATTCCCCACTGGCTACTTGCGTTGGTCTTGCTAACTATTGTAGTGTCGTGTGCCGAGGGTATAAATGTCCAAAGAAATTGGACCCGCGACTTCTCGACCCTAAATACGTATTTGCGGAATTCCAGGATCCAACCCCCAACAATGAGGCCAAGGTCTACAATCCTGAAGTCAAAAAGCGCAAGCGAGATGGTTACGAGGAGGGCGACTTCACACAGTTCAAGGAGATGGCGGCTTCAGAATTCATACAAACAACAGACCCAATCGCTGTACTAGGCTCCTACAACCGACTCTCCTTCAAGCAGCCACCCAATGGAGATGTTGCCCTGGCTGCTCTTGACAAACTTCCCGAGACTACAGACGAAATCCGAAACTGCTGTTCAGATCTACGAGTGCTGGGACGAAAAGACTTTAAAATTCTGCTCAAGTGGCGGTTAAAAATGAGGGACATCTTCCAACTCAAAACCCCACAGGCCGCAACGGTGGAGGAATCCGAGGAGGTGGCTGAAGTTGAGTCAATGGATGAAGAACTCAAGATCCAGGAAGAACTCCAAAACATGAAGGACCGAGAAAACACTAAACGAAAACGAGAGAAGCGAAAGGAAAATGAGCGGAAACAACGCGAGGTAGTGCGCATGCAACTCAACATGAGTACGCCTTTCGACATCGGTCTAGAAGAAAGCGGACCAATTGGCGAGGGGGCAATGTTTTCACTCAAGAAAGTCGACAAAACAGACGCCATGCGAAAATTGAATCGTGGCAAGATGGTTGTTCCCACCCAAGCGACCCAGAAAGAGGCCGACAGTGGCTTTGGCTCATCAGGAGAGACAGACGATGAGAGTGACCCTGAAGAGGATCGCCTGGAACGAGAGCTCGAGTCCATGTACGACCAGTATAAGGAGcgcaaggctgaggttgacGCGAAGTACCGAGCGAAAAAGGCTCGTAAGAattttggtgatgatgagtgGGATGGCCTGTCTGGCGAGGAAGCGGATGAGAAAGATGACTCTTcggagcttgaggaggacgattcctcttctgacgaagaagacgaagctcCTACAGAAGGACTCATCCGCGATCTGGATTCTTCAAAGGGAGCGAACGGCTTATCGAAGCGAGCAACAGCTTTTTTCAACCAAGACATCTTCTCAGGCATAAGCGGAATCTTACCTGAGCAGgaagatgctgctgaggaCAGTGCGGACGAAGAAGTCAACCGAGATGCAGCAGCCATTGTGGCTCAACAAGCGAAGAATCGCAAAGCTGAGGCTCTCACCAAGCGTACAAAGACAGAAGCGGCCGGCATTGACTCTGATTCCCAGATGGAAGACAACGAGGATGGTTTCGAGGTTGTCAAGCgaaatgaagatgatgattggGACAAGGACACCCGAAGAGCCGATGGAAGACCCGGTAAGTGCAAGAATTCTCACACAATGCCACGCAGTACTAACATTTACACAgatatcgatatcatcaCGGCTGAGGCCATGTCCCTCGCACATCAACTAGCGACTGGCCAAAAGAGCACGTATGATGCTATTGATGACGGCTACAACAAGTACGCCTTCCGTGACCGCGATGGTCTGCCAGATTGGTTCGTCGAGGATGAATCACGACATGACAAGCTTCAGAAACCCATCAGCAAGGCTGCTGCGCAAGCGATTAAGGAGAAGATGCGAGCTTTCAATGCTCGCCCCATCAAGAAGGTGCGCGAGGCCAAGGCTCGCAAGAAATTCAAGGCCGCGCagaagctggagaagctcaagaagaagtcaGAGTTACTCAACAACGACGAAAACATGacagagaaggagaaggctgaTAGCATCTCACGCCTTATCTCGAAAGCAGCAAAGAAACCCAAGAAGCAACAGGCCAAGCTCGTTGTCGCCCGCGGTCTCAACCGGGGCATCAAGGGCCGTCCTAAGGGAGTTAAGGGTAGATATCGTATCGTTGATCCGCGCATGAAGAAGGAATTGCGAGCGCAGAAGAGGATttccaacaagaagaaataatCATAGGTGGCAAGGGGTTGAGGCGTGGATATAGATCTGGTGTTTTGGTTTTATGCTGTGTGGGGCGGGTTTCTAGACTACTTTCTATTTCCCAGGCTTATGTCACGAACAAAAGTCGATGTAGGATAAAGTGGACCTGTAAAGTCCAAGTCGTACCTAGTTTAGGGATTCTGATTAGCATTGCAGGGGTAATCAAAAGCATGTGGTTTGGTACCAGTAATTGACGGCGAGGACGAatccttcgtcttcctcggcgCACGATTGAAGCACTTTGTGATACCTAATCGATGTTAACATATTTAATGAAAAACAGAGCTTGTAAAATGACGAACCACATAGCAGGAAGATAAAGCATATCTCCAGGGTTCAATGTTACTCGTAAAGGCCGGGCAAGATGGGAGAACTTTGTAGCATTTTGCTCAGGCTTATCCGGATCCCAAATTGCGAAAGGAACAGCCTCATCATTAGTAGGATCCATCTTTAGCTCCATGCCATTTTCTCCGCGCATGTACGTTGCGGGTCTGAGAGGTTGCTCGTTGACACAAGGGTGGCATAGAGAAGGCAGCAGGACAAAGTGCTTTCTTCCCAGGATCTGTACGTAGATGTTTTCGTAGTTATCTTTGTGCATGGCTGTAACAGATTTGGAGTTACCGATCCATAGGTTTACGGCATCGGGGCTCTTATCAAGTGCTATTCTTGCAAAAGGAATATCCTTTTGAACATCTGAGAAAAGGGTGATGTACTCTTCGTGAAGGTTGTCATTTTCTACACTAATGTTCAGTCAAATCTCTGCGACAAGATAAGGTGGCTTACGAGTCTGGGCATAGCGCACTTCGGCATCAGGAGGAAAGTCAGGATCTGTATCTTGTCGTGCTACATACTCAAGTAGCTCTTCAAAGGGCTGGTCCTCATAGTGAGGCTTTGCAAAGACCAGTGATTCTTCACCGGGTGGCACGGTAGGCATATCAGCATTGCTGTCAGAGTCAGCGAACAACTCCCTTTATTGCTCATATCCAGCAGAGGGAACCAACCCATATGGCGTGACAGCAACATTCACATTCTGCCCCTTCATCACAGATAGTAGATACGCAGAATTCCAATCCTGACAGGCTTTCCATGACGAAGCCCCGCCCCTTATTACGAATGGTGTGTTGCGAGCAACATATCGCATGAATTCTAGGGGGCTCGGTTCGTTGTGGAGTTCATCGATACTATTGCTGTTGAGCTCGTTGAAAGTGGAAATGAGATTCTCAATGGCTTCGTTTGTAGACAAGACATTATTTTTTGACATATCTGCTGTTGGATCTGTCAAGGCACTTCTTGCGGCGTTGTCGGATCATTCGTCATGTGAGACTGTCAAGGTGAGATTTGATAGATTCATGGTTgggcaaaaagaaaaacccCTACATCGAACCTCAAATTTAGGGTTCAGCGGACCATCTACCTGTATGAGGTACAAGATGATAGAAAATACGTCTTTGATATAGTAGTTTATAATCCGAGATATTAGATTGCGGCAATTGAATTAAATTTGAGCTCTAGTGTAATTGATGTCTTTGCGCAATATCAGCTATGACTACCCAGAGCTTCCATTTAGCAGATATCCAATGCTGTTGCGATTATCATGCTAATGCATTAACCGGTTGACGATTTGGTAATTCTTGTTCAAGTAATCTTCTAAACTATCCTCTACCTGATCTAATAATTTGGGGAAAAGCCAGGAAGCTCAAGACCTGTACTCTATACACCTGTTTCAGTTGATTTTTAAATGTGCAACTGTGTGCCTTGAGAATAGAGAATTTGGAGGGAAGGGTGCTTATGTCATCATATCTTTTTCTTAGCTCATGCGGCTCTTTCAGTCCTCCACCTTTTCAGGTCCCGCATCCCCACTTCATCATTCTTTCGTGCAGCAACAATATCCTTCCGCTGGGGCTCATCAGTTCAATTCGCCCCAGACCAATTTCGTcaagttttttttttacgCGTCGCATCGACTTGAGAATGAACTATAGTATACATGGAATAAAATGGCATCCGAGCTCGAAGGCTTGATCGCGGGCCTTTTGGTTCATATCTCATGCCATGGCGAAGGAGGCAAGTTTATGGATTGATTACTTTATTTCCTGCCACTaccaagaaccaatcacTAACTACTTCACTCTAGGCTGTCCTGTGGATGGTGTTTTGAAAGCTATCCATCATCCCTCAACCCAAACAGAATCATTATCTGAGGGTGATTCCGCTGTGCAAGCCCGCACTGCCGCGACCATTTGGAGCTGGCTCACTGCGAGACGGGATATTTCTGTCGGTGCTGATCGCGAGTACAATCACCTAACTCTAGACCAAGTACTGGCGCTTCCAATTGCTGGTGGCACCCCTGGACAAAATGCAGAACCTACAGAACCACTACGAGGGAATCCAACAGAACACCACCATGTTCGAGTCTACGCCTCTGAAGATACCATGTGGGAATCTCTTACCGGCCATGCAGTTGACTACAAGCGAGTACCCAAATCCGAATGGATGCTACTTTTGGGCATAGCTTCGACAACTACCCAAGGTATTCTTCAGGGAGACCTTGGGCGTCTAACGGATCAAGACAAGCGCAGTGTGCCAAAAAGAACTGATAGTCTCCTTAAGAAGGGATACATTGTCAAGAGAACAACACTTGTACGCGGCACAAAGACGAGTAAGATGTGGCTGAAGCTATTCGCTCCGCCTTTACCAAAAGACGGCGAGGGTGTAGACGAAGCCCGGCCAGACATGACACTAACTCGGCAAGTCCTTGTCGAAGATCTCGAACCCGTCCCTTGGCGCGTACGATGGACTGGTGAATCTATTGACTATATTGCATTGGCAACGACCATTATGGCTATCGTCAAGGAGTGGGGAGTCCTCCAGATGAAAGACATGAAATCCAAGCTTGGTGTGCTGGGAATGCGTTGGCAAATGAAGGTCTTGGCTAAAGTGTGTCGCTTTCTCAACCAGCGAGGCGTTATACAGTATGTAGCAGCGAAGCTGGGAGAAAAGGTATTCAAGGACTGTGTCAAATATGTCCGAGATCTCAACGCAGAAGATTGGTCCCTTTATCTTTCAACAGGCAAGAGAAAGAGCAAGACTCCAAGGAACCCAGATCTGGATGGTTATGATGGGAACAAGCAACTCATAGGACAAGCCTCTAACGTTTCCGAAGTATCCAAATCACCGCCATGGTCTTTGGACAAGCCGATTCCTGTTATAATCGCCGAGATGGCAAAACGGCTAGGAGACGTCGGACTCACAAACCCGGATGTTTATGCCTTGACGTTAGGCCCCTCATACAGCCGACATCTTTCCTCAATGACCACAGCCTTGGCGGTTCCTGGCCTGCAACCACCTCACCTGGCCCATTTTCAGATTTATAGCGAACATACAAGAACTGGAAAGGTCGCCTCTTATCGATACTTTGCACCAAATGCCCCTCATacgccatcaccaccatcgactGATGCCGCTGGTCAAGAATCAACACCGACTCCGGCGGATATCTATGGTTTCTCCTCGTTaccctcatcatcgatatcTCATGAAAACTCGCCAACATTGGCTGAGCTGTGCAGCATGGGAATGACCAACAGAAAGACAGTAGGCCGCCCTAAGGCCTCCAAAGCTAAGAAGGGGAAGCCTGCACCAACCCCAAAGGCGAAAAGAGGCCGAAAACGACGTGCTCCAACACCAGAAATCTCACCACAAGAGGAGGTTGGGCAAGAGGATGAAGCTACCGAGGAAGTAGTGATCCCGCAGATCCCAGAAACAATTGTTCAAGAACCCGAATTACCTACAGAGACACCAGCACCTGAATTGCTCGCGCCACCTGAAATTAACGAAGACCAGCGGGATGATGCTGTCCCTGAACCTCAAAAGACTGCTACCCTTGTGGTGACTCTCAAAGTGTCCCCGGCAGCCCTCAAAGAACTTCTTGCAAAGTCACAGACAGATGTGGCAACCCCTGCACGGCCGACAAGAACTAGGCCAACAAGATCTTCCGCCAGAAAAGTCCAGACTAGGACCATCAATACTGATGCCGAAAACGAAGAAATTAGTAATCGGATggacgttgatgatgaactGGAACTCAATAACTCTACCGAGAGCCTGCTCACTGGGAGGAAACGCGGCCGACCGAAAAAGGGCGAGGATAGGCCAAAAGGAAACGCGGAACAAGCCACAGAAAACGATAATTCCCCACGGCCTTGGGTTTGCGAAAAATGTGGCAGAGCATGGAAAAATGATAACGGCTTGCTTTACCATGTGACCAAGTCAAGGACGAATTGTAATCCATCGTTTGATGTGACTACAGTAACGCCAACTCGGCGTGGAAAAAAAGAATCGGTCATAGAAGTTGGAGACCAAGACACTGCGACACCTGTTGTTGACAAACCACAAGAACAGGACCGACGAGCCGTGGACGAcgaggaaagagaagagCCCCAAGATAAAGACAAAGACCACGACAATAACGAGAATACTGGAAGAGAG from Fusarium oxysporum Fo47 chromosome III, complete sequence harbors:
- a CDS encoding cation efflux family-domain-containing protein; protein product: MSDYQGASSFQNLRPPSLVIQGDSDDDFDITNHEAFIDFGGDQDNDPIAVNRQLNHEAIAQNSATSNLLIPSPAAASSSSLSLPTMGGEDEKGDSAASPGFKNPFNFQTQVISTGPVKSNIGQRRGHRYKHSSISSQHQIFKEPPQRPPPVLPASLPIPTVREAWKSMTKDQRIHCYWSMCHLAVATYVFFRSEGSLATTALSHLVFFDAGSAAVCVMVDVLGNFEVWRRSSIRHPFGLERAEVLAGFAMSVFLLFGGFDLISHTLKHFLESLGSHEAHHEHGHEGPDGSVDLVSAAAMVSTLVSAYGLRNHARIAKLMRVSYLASLPSVLSNPFHFLTLSFSAVIALLPLLSISLYTWLDRLICVVIAFAMFALGMRLAVAQGLMLLMSYGGSGGNNGVSAVLREIETEPSVVTIDDAQFWQVHYGLCMANLKLSVVKGYDEMSLSKLRQRISALIQNRLGEGYGHGGSIRWEVTLQMTTEGST
- a CDS encoding P-loop containing nucleoside triphosphate hydrolase protein; its protein translation is MSGRVLAAGLRPLPRRAAVLPVRHLHRQSTGGLLQADAAIRATRKRMWQGGNAFHNAVTTRNASFARFLPKLMVKFLRVPAMFGGVAIGAFAWVQYQAAQAGTFAVNLFNTTTDTISSTASSLFGGAKDIADQVNRGWESTKEKAELPDWAKQLFRIQEDIGTGGSGGSGGGGEPKQSKFGAAAAVGASAAAYGYDKSDEEDPRNGEQAAKDDQMMVLTKKMIEIRSILQRVGQSSTLTLPSIVVIGSQSSGKSSVLEAIVGHEFLPKGSNMVTRRPIELTLVNTPSSREEYGEFPDLGLRRISDFGSIQRTLTELNLAVPDSQCVSDDPIHLTIYSPNVPDLSLIDLPGYIQVVGQNQPLELKQKISELCDKYIQPPNVILAISAADVDLANSTALRASRRVDPRGERTIGVITKMDLVDPVRGASILNDQQYPLRLGYVGVVPKAPQNQGLFKMGNTNLLSQIVKHENAFFSSHPMEFGPEAGVNVGTPTLRKKLMHVLEQTMSSSLQSTSDAIRQELEEATYEFKVQYNDRPLSAESYLAESLDAFKHSFKQFAEEFGRPQMHELLKHELDQKVLDLLAARYWNKPIDDLSPINPDLDNLADLPKAPADSLYWHRQLDASTSALTKLGVGRLATTAVASSIQAHIDSLISNSSFASHPFARQAIMEAASTILNERFYSTSDQVENCIKPYKFEIELEDREWTKGRDHVGGVLKKELQDCEKAMKNLEDSVGGRRKIKEVMAFVDKARKGEVAVEGDNRSGAGGFSAALLSKGREAVFLRDRADIIKMRLLAVKSKQCADPKNKYYCPEVFLDAAATKLASTAVLFLNVELLSEFYYNFPRELDLRLGRHLSEDQIEKFAKEDPKIRRHLEVIRRKELLELVLEKMESLRQLEGRDREKSNSGSRRDRKQSRWGLF
- a CDS encoding Spb1 C-terminal domain-containing protein; translated protein: MAIQKKHGKGRLDKWYRLAKEKGLRARAAFKLIQLNKKFGFLEQSKVVIDLCAAPGSWLQVCRETCPTGAILIGCDLDYIKPIPGVLSFQSDITSSECRNTLRQHLKTWKADAVLHDGAPNVGTAWVQDSFNQVELALQSLKLATEFLRAGGVFVSKVFRSKEYNSFLWVLNQLFTKVDATSPPASRQVSAEIFVVCRGYKCPKKLDPRLLDPKYVFAEFQDPTPNNEAKVYNPEVKKRKRDGYEEGDFTQFKEMAASEFIQTTDPIAVLGSYNRLSFKQPPNGDVALAALDKLPETTDEIRNCCSDLRVLGRKDFKILLKWRLKMRDIFQLKTPQAATVEESEEVAEVESMDEELKIQEELQNMKDRENTKRKREKRKENERKQREVVRMQLNMSTPFDIGLEESGPIGEGAMFSLKKVDKTDAMRKLNRGKMVVPTQATQKEADSGFGSSGETDDESDPEEDRLERELESMYDQYKERKAEVDAKYRAKKARKNFGDDEWDGLSGEEADEKDDSSELEEDDSSSDEEDEAPTEGLIRDLDSSKGANGLSKRATAFFNQDIFSGISGILPEQEDAAEDSADEEVNRDAAAIVAQQAKNRKAEALTKRTKTEAAGIDSDSQMEDNEDGFEVVKRNEDDDWDKDTRRADGRPDIDIITAEAMSLAHQLATGQKSTYDAIDDGYNKYAFRDRDGLPDWFVEDESRHDKLQKPISKAAAQAIKEKMRAFNARPIKKVREAKARKKFKAAQKLEKLKKKSELLNNDENMTEKEKADSISRLISKAAKKPKKQQAKLVVARGLNRGIKGRPKGVKGRYRIVDPRMKKELRAQKRISNKKK
- a CDS encoding cupin-like domain-containing protein; protein product: MSKNNVLSTNEAIENLISTFNELNSNSIDELHNEPSPLEFMRYVARNTPFVIRGGASSWKACQDWNSAYLLSVMKGQNVNVAVTPYGNADMPTVPPGEESLVFAKPHYEDQPFEELLEYVARQDTDPDFPPDAEVRYAQTQNDNLHEEYITLFSDVQKDIPFARIALDKSPDAVNLWIGNSKSVTAMHKDNYENIYVQILGRKHFVLLPSLCHPCVNEQPLRPATYMRGENGMELKMDPTNDEAVPFAIWDPDKPEQNATKFSHLARPLRVTLNPGDMLYLPAMWYHKVLQSCAEEDEGFVLAVNYWYQTTCF